The following proteins are encoded in a genomic region of Mycobacterium sp. 155:
- a CDS encoding MBL fold metallo-hydrolase yields MSAIQRVVTSGTFSLDGGTWDVDNNIWLIGDDSDVVVFDAAHTAQPIIDAVGGRNVVAVVCTHGHNDHITVAPQLAAALDAPVLLHPADEMLWREIHPDDAFRPVTDRQVLTVAGIDLHALHTPGHSPGSVCWSAPDLSAVISGDTLFHGGPGATGRSYSDFPTILDSISKRLGVLPGETVVYTGHGDTTTIGDEIIHYDDWVARGH; encoded by the coding sequence ATGAGCGCGATCCAGCGGGTGGTCACCTCCGGCACCTTCTCCCTCGACGGCGGCACCTGGGACGTCGACAACAACATCTGGCTCATCGGTGACGACTCCGACGTGGTGGTCTTCGACGCCGCCCACACCGCACAACCGATCATCGACGCCGTCGGCGGCCGCAACGTCGTCGCGGTGGTCTGCACCCACGGGCACAACGACCACATCACGGTCGCGCCTCAACTCGCGGCGGCCCTGGACGCCCCGGTGCTGCTGCACCCCGCCGACGAGATGCTGTGGCGAGAAATCCACCCTGACGATGCCTTCCGCCCCGTTACCGACCGCCAGGTACTGACCGTCGCCGGAATCGACCTGCACGCCCTGCACACCCCCGGGCACTCCCCGGGCTCCGTCTGCTGGTCAGCACCCGACTTGAGCGCCGTCATCTCCGGGGACACCTTGTTCCACGGCGGCCCGGGAGCCACCGGACGCTCCTACTCCGACTTTCCCACCATCCTCGACTCCATCTCCAAGCGGCTCGGCGTCCTCCCCGGAGAGACCGTGGTCTACACCGGCCACGGCGACACCACCACCATCGGAGACGAAATCATTCATTACGACGACTGGGTGGCGCGCGGCCACTGA
- a CDS encoding DUF4185 domain-containing protein → MLNGKVVDLTGPGRTSRFGVTATDLGASVVAPNGKLVSVFGDTFSGTMVGQGDWRSPVALIGTGDADHEIVYERAAGADPGYARQLWPYIHDDASSGWSRGGISTVIPSDLLRVDDSIYLHAIVNHGFGNVMWTEIWRSDDSGVSWTHMGEQAKFPGDLQGGYAQCWSWDYDPDDGWVYVVATGFQRDKGVILMRVRPQQIGQRTQYSCWGFTNGSWGWGRRATPITPPGERWGELTFRRVSARTWVLGGFLASQYALGYRVVDSPVANTYTAPLQIPVVGSSWADEDPADSRVAQLYGGYLLPGSRFDVQGGVGLVVSQWRTDTGWPYRAMQFKGQLRNTSRTPRPADPRSV, encoded by the coding sequence ATGCTCAACGGCAAGGTCGTCGACCTGACCGGCCCGGGCCGCACCTCCCGCTTCGGTGTGACTGCCACCGACCTCGGTGCATCGGTCGTGGCGCCCAACGGCAAGCTGGTCTCGGTGTTCGGCGACACCTTCTCGGGAACGATGGTGGGGCAGGGTGATTGGCGTTCCCCGGTGGCGCTGATCGGCACCGGCGACGCCGATCATGAGATCGTCTACGAACGTGCCGCCGGGGCTGATCCCGGCTATGCGCGCCAGCTGTGGCCGTACATTCATGACGACGCATCCAGCGGATGGAGCCGCGGCGGTATCAGCACCGTGATCCCGTCAGATCTGCTCCGCGTAGATGATTCGATCTACCTGCACGCCATCGTCAACCACGGCTTCGGCAATGTGATGTGGACCGAGATCTGGCGCTCGGACGACAGCGGTGTCTCCTGGACCCATATGGGGGAGCAGGCCAAGTTCCCGGGCGATCTCCAGGGCGGCTACGCGCAGTGCTGGTCCTGGGATTACGACCCCGACGACGGCTGGGTTTATGTGGTGGCCACAGGTTTTCAGCGTGACAAGGGCGTCATCCTGATGCGGGTGCGGCCCCAACAGATCGGGCAACGCACCCAGTACAGCTGCTGGGGCTTCACCAACGGCAGCTGGGGATGGGGCCGGCGGGCCACACCGATCACCCCACCCGGAGAACGCTGGGGAGAGCTGACATTCCGTCGGGTATCCGCCCGAACATGGGTTCTGGGCGGGTTTTTGGCGTCGCAGTACGCTCTCGGCTACCGCGTCGTCGATTCGCCGGTCGCCAACACGTACACGGCGCCGTTACAGATACCGGTTGTCGGGTCGTCGTGGGCCGACGAAGACCCCGCCGACAGCAGGGTCGCCCAGCTTTATGGCGGCTATCTACTGCCGGGCTCACGCTTCGACGTGCAGGGCGGGGTCGGACTGGTGGTGTCCCAGTGGCGCACCGATACCGGATGGCCTTACCGGGCAATGCAATTCAAGGGTCAACTGAGGAACACCAGCAGGACGCCACGGCCGGCCGACCCGCGGTCGGTTTAA
- a CDS encoding serine hydrolase: MSVADVLEVLDDWPVTAAAAAVVGPFGVRGAHGDTAKPFALASVTKPLVARAAQIAVEEGVVELDTPAGPPGSTIRHLLAHASGMAMLSTEVLAKPGTRRIYSNAGFAVLARAIEKESGIEFGQYLTESVFEPLGMSASTLSGGADAAGFGGTSTVADLAKFARELLQPALVSPAMHTAATAVQFPGLSGVLPGFGAQRPNDWGLGFEIRDSKSPHWTGATNSPATFGHFGQSGTFLWVDPDADAALVVLTDRDFGEWTYPLWPAISDGVLREIGSD; the protein is encoded by the coding sequence ATGAGCGTTGCGGATGTTCTGGAAGTCCTTGACGACTGGCCGGTGACGGCCGCGGCCGCCGCGGTGGTAGGGCCTTTCGGGGTGCGTGGCGCCCACGGTGATACGGCCAAGCCGTTCGCGCTCGCGTCGGTGACCAAGCCATTGGTAGCGCGGGCCGCGCAGATCGCTGTCGAGGAAGGGGTCGTCGAACTCGACACGCCGGCCGGCCCGCCTGGCTCGACCATCCGCCATCTCCTCGCACACGCCTCGGGCATGGCCATGTTGTCGACTGAGGTCCTCGCCAAGCCGGGTACGCGTCGCATCTACTCCAACGCCGGATTCGCGGTGCTGGCACGGGCGATCGAGAAAGAGTCGGGGATCGAGTTCGGCCAGTACCTCACCGAGTCGGTATTCGAGCCACTCGGGATGTCGGCGTCGACGCTGTCCGGCGGGGCCGACGCTGCGGGATTCGGGGGCACGTCGACGGTAGCCGACCTGGCGAAGTTCGCTCGTGAGCTGTTGCAGCCTGCGCTGGTGTCCCCGGCAATGCACACGGCCGCCACCGCGGTGCAGTTTCCCGGTCTCTCGGGTGTGTTACCGGGCTTCGGCGCGCAGCGACCCAACGATTGGGGGCTTGGGTTCGAGATTCGCGACAGCAAATCGCCGCACTGGACCGGTGCGACCAACTCGCCGGCCACGTTCGGCCATTTCGGCCAGTCGGGGACGTTTCTGTGGGTGGATCCCGACGCTGATGCGGCGTTGGTGGTGCTTACCGACCGCGACTTCGGGGAGTGGACGTACCCGCTGTGGCCAGCAATATCTGACGGTGTCCTGAGAGAAATCGGGTCAGACTAG
- a CDS encoding S-(hydroxymethyl)mycothiol dehydrogenase yields the protein MSQIVRGVIARSAKAPVELVEIVIPDPGPGEVVVSIQACGVCHTDLTYRDGGITDEFPFLLGHEAAGLVESVGEGVTHVAPGDFVILNWRAVCGECRACKRGRPHLCFDTHNAIQKMTLTDGTELTPALGIGAFADKTLVAEGQCTKVDPTADPAIAGLLGCGVMAGIGAAVNTGAVTLDDTVAVIGCGGIGDAAIAGSALVGARKIIAVDTDNTKLNWARDFGATHTINALELDPVETIRDLTDGVGADVVIDAVGRPETWKEAFYARALAGTLVLVGVPIPGMTLEMPLVDFFSRGGSLKSSWYGDCLPERDFPTLISLYMQGRLPLQRFVTERISLNAVEESFHRMHAGEVLRSVVVL from the coding sequence ATGAGCCAGATTGTTCGTGGCGTCATCGCCCGTAGCGCCAAAGCGCCCGTCGAGTTGGTAGAGATTGTTATTCCGGATCCGGGTCCCGGTGAGGTAGTGGTGTCCATCCAGGCGTGCGGGGTGTGCCACACCGATCTGACCTACCGCGACGGTGGCATCACCGACGAATTCCCTTTCCTACTCGGCCACGAAGCCGCAGGCCTCGTCGAGTCGGTGGGTGAGGGTGTCACCCACGTCGCCCCCGGCGACTTCGTGATACTCAACTGGCGAGCGGTATGCGGGGAATGCCGCGCCTGTAAACGCGGCCGCCCCCACCTGTGTTTCGACACCCACAACGCCATCCAAAAGATGACTCTCACCGACGGCACCGAACTCACCCCCGCCTTGGGCATCGGCGCCTTCGCTGATAAAACCCTGGTGGCCGAAGGCCAATGCACCAAAGTCGACCCCACTGCCGACCCCGCCATCGCCGGGCTGCTCGGCTGCGGTGTCATGGCCGGCATCGGCGCCGCCGTCAACACCGGTGCGGTCACGCTCGATGACACCGTCGCCGTCATCGGCTGCGGTGGCATAGGCGACGCCGCCATCGCCGGCTCAGCCCTGGTCGGCGCCAGAAAGATCATCGCCGTCGACACCGACAACACAAAGCTCAACTGGGCCCGCGATTTCGGCGCGACCCACACCATCAACGCACTCGAACTCGACCCGGTCGAAACTATCCGGGACCTCACCGACGGCGTCGGCGCCGACGTCGTGATCGATGCGGTCGGACGTCCCGAAACCTGGAAGGAGGCCTTCTACGCCCGGGCCCTGGCCGGCACCCTCGTGCTGGTCGGCGTTCCCATCCCCGGCATGACGCTGGAGATGCCGCTGGTCGACTTCTTCTCCCGCGGTGGATCATTGAAGTCCTCGTGGTACGGCGACTGCTTACCCGAACGCGACTTCCCCACCCTCATATCCCTCTACATGCAGGGCCGCCTCCCCCTGCAGAGGTTCGTCACCGAACGCATCAGCCTGAATGCCGTCGAAGAGTCCTTCCATCGCATGCATGCCGGTGAGGTGCTGCGTTCGGTGGTCGTGCTATGA
- a CDS encoding chemotaxis protein CheY: MDDRTELLVIARSAYRRNDWRTSYESFSRVEGVQALDTDDLAVFAAVAWRQGHGGEAVRINERVHSRLLRTDPVQAAMKAAELGLAWLARGHLALARHWAQRAEVLLRGVPEVGAHGYLMYLTGVIAADADESSQQADAARELAGIAGRIDDVAVTTLARVLEGLSTTAVDAAAGVATLDDVLLPMLDERVPMEWAGDVYRRALSLAQRRGDRERLRSWTRSMQQWCETTQASQSAYRAICDVYRLSVESSADTAELVRRGVDLRRLVAEVDAVAAGLADGLLARGMGRTG, translated from the coding sequence GTGGACGATCGGACCGAACTTCTCGTCATCGCGCGGTCGGCGTACCGGCGAAATGACTGGCGCACCAGTTACGAATCCTTCAGCCGTGTCGAAGGCGTGCAGGCACTCGACACTGACGATCTTGCGGTTTTCGCGGCGGTGGCCTGGCGCCAGGGCCACGGCGGGGAAGCCGTGCGAATCAACGAACGTGTCCACAGCCGCTTACTGCGCACGGATCCCGTTCAGGCTGCCATGAAGGCGGCCGAACTCGGCCTGGCCTGGCTGGCTCGCGGTCATCTAGCCCTGGCGCGGCATTGGGCGCAGCGGGCTGAGGTGCTTCTGCGCGGTGTTCCGGAGGTCGGCGCGCACGGTTACCTGATGTATCTCACCGGAGTGATTGCGGCCGACGCCGACGAATCGAGCCAGCAGGCCGATGCGGCGCGGGAACTCGCGGGAATCGCCGGACGCATCGACGACGTGGCCGTGACGACGCTGGCGCGCGTGCTCGAGGGTCTGAGCACCACCGCGGTCGACGCCGCCGCCGGTGTGGCGACGCTCGACGATGTCCTGTTGCCGATGCTCGATGAGCGAGTGCCGATGGAGTGGGCCGGCGATGTCTACCGGCGAGCGTTGAGCCTGGCGCAGCGTCGTGGCGACCGCGAGCGGCTGCGGTCCTGGACTCGGTCGATGCAACAGTGGTGCGAAACCACGCAGGCCTCGCAATCGGCCTACCGCGCGATTTGCGATGTGTACCGGCTCTCGGTGGAGTCGAGCGCCGACACCGCCGAGTTGGTGCGGCGTGGCGTCGACTTGCGTCGCCTGGTTGCCGAAGTGGACGCCGTGGCCGCCGGTTTGGCGGATGGATTGCTTGCGCGTGGCATGGGGCGCACGGGCTAG
- a CDS encoding DUF3145 domain-containing protein, with protein MRASNQFADAATGVVYVHASPAAVCPHVEWALSSTLSARANLKWTPQPAMPGQLRAVTNWVGPVGTGAQLANALRSWSVLRFEVTEDPSAGVDGHRWCHTPQLGLWSGAMSANGDVMVGEMRLRTLMAGGADMLAAELDSVLGTAWDEALEPYRDGGDAGEVSWLNRGVG; from the coding sequence ATGCGTGCGTCGAACCAGTTCGCCGACGCGGCGACAGGCGTGGTGTACGTCCACGCCTCACCCGCGGCGGTATGCCCGCATGTCGAGTGGGCGTTGTCGTCGACCCTGTCGGCGCGGGCGAATCTCAAGTGGACGCCCCAACCGGCGATGCCGGGGCAGCTACGTGCCGTCACCAATTGGGTCGGCCCGGTCGGCACGGGAGCGCAGTTGGCGAACGCCCTGCGGTCCTGGTCGGTGCTGCGGTTCGAGGTGACCGAGGATCCCAGTGCCGGTGTCGACGGCCACCGTTGGTGCCACACCCCGCAGCTCGGTCTGTGGAGCGGTGCGATGAGTGCCAACGGCGACGTCATGGTCGGCGAGATGCGGCTGCGGACGTTGATGGCCGGCGGCGCTGACATGCTGGCCGCCGAACTGGATTCAGTACTCGGCACGGCCTGGGACGAAGCGCTGGAGCCCTATCGTGACGGCGGGGACGCCGGCGAAGTCAGCTGGCTCAATAGGGGAGTCGGGTAG